One genomic segment of Natronospira proteinivora includes these proteins:
- a CDS encoding alpha-ketoacid dehydrogenase subunit beta, producing the protein MPKVTLIDAVNMAMAHELEHDDSVLVYGEDVGVNGGVFRATAGLQEKFGENRVMDTPLAESMIAGMGVGMAAQGLKPVGEIQFSGFIYPAFDQIISHAARLRNRTRGRLTCPLVIRAPFGGGIHAPEHHSESTEALFAHIPGLRTVIPSSPQRAYGLLLAAIRCPDPVMFFEPNRLYRMVKQEVEDNGEALPLDVCFVLKEGTDVTLISWAPAMHETLQAAKQLEEEGISCEVIDVATISPLDMETILESVEKTGRAVIVHEAARNVGVGAEIAANLAEKGIYDLKAPVERVTGYDVTMPLFKLEKQYLPSVARIKDAVQRTLEE; encoded by the coding sequence ATGCCTAAGGTCACACTCATCGATGCCGTGAACATGGCCATGGCCCACGAGCTGGAGCATGACGACAGCGTGCTGGTCTATGGCGAGGACGTGGGCGTCAACGGCGGGGTCTTTAGGGCCACGGCCGGGCTTCAGGAGAAATTCGGCGAGAACAGGGTCATGGACACGCCCCTGGCCGAATCCATGATCGCAGGCATGGGCGTGGGCATGGCGGCCCAAGGCCTGAAACCGGTGGGCGAGATCCAGTTCTCCGGTTTCATCTACCCGGCCTTTGACCAGATCATCTCCCACGCTGCCCGCCTGCGTAACCGGACCCGGGGCCGTCTGACCTGCCCACTGGTGATCCGCGCGCCCTTCGGTGGCGGCATCCATGCCCCCGAGCACCACTCGGAGAGCACCGAAGCCCTGTTTGCGCATATTCCCGGCCTGCGCACGGTCATCCCCTCCTCGCCCCAGCGGGCCTATGGTCTGTTGCTGGCGGCCATCCGCTGTCCGGACCCGGTGATGTTCTTCGAGCCCAACCGTCTGTACCGGATGGTCAAGCAGGAAGTGGAAGACAACGGCGAAGCACTGCCCTTGGACGTTTGCTTTGTGCTCAAGGAAGGCACGGACGTGACTCTGATCTCCTGGGCACCGGCCATGCACGAGACCCTGCAAGCCGCCAAGCAGCTGGAAGAAGAAGGCATCAGCTGCGAAGTGATCGATGTGGCCACCATCAGCCCACTGGATATGGAAACCATCCTGGAGTCGGTGGAAAAGACCGGCCGCGCGGTGATCGTCCATGAGGCAGCGCGCAATGTGGGCGTGGGTGCCGAGATCGCGGCCAATCTGGCCGAGAAAGGCATCTACGATCTCAAGGCCCCGGTTGAGCGGGTAACGGGTTACGACGTGACCATGCCGCTGTTCAAGCTGGAAAAGCAGTACCTGCCGTCGGTCGCCCGTATCAAGGACGCCGTTCAGCGGACTCTGGAGGAATAA
- the kynA gene encoding tryptophan 2,3-dioxygenase, translating into MSNRRELEAGISTDLKDRLTYSGYLVLDRLLDAQHPLSDPPHHDEMLFIIQHQTSELWIKLMLHELSAALHHVAQDNLAPCFKILARVKQIQRQLFEQWGVLETLTPSEYAEFRGVLGGASGFQSPQYRALEFLLGNKNADMLKVFEHEPETHAWLEMLLRQPSLYDEFLRYLARRGHPVPAEKVERDWAEPYEAHDGVTEVFRGIYADTETNWDAYEMCEKLLDIEESFQLWRFRHMKTVERIIGHKTGTGGSSGVSFLKRALDLQFFPELIDVRTEL; encoded by the coding sequence ATGTCGAACCGTCGGGAATTGGAAGCCGGGATCTCCACCGATCTCAAGGATCGCCTGACATATTCAGGCTATCTTGTCCTGGATCGCCTGCTCGACGCCCAGCACCCCCTGTCCGATCCACCTCACCACGACGAGATGCTGTTCATTATTCAGCACCAGACCTCTGAGCTCTGGATCAAGCTGATGCTGCATGAACTGAGTGCGGCCCTTCATCATGTGGCCCAGGACAATCTGGCGCCCTGTTTCAAGATTCTCGCCCGGGTCAAACAGATTCAGCGCCAATTATTTGAGCAATGGGGGGTGCTGGAAACCCTCACCCCCTCAGAATATGCCGAATTCCGCGGTGTGCTGGGCGGGGCCTCCGGTTTTCAGTCGCCCCAGTATCGGGCTCTGGAATTCCTGCTAGGCAACAAGAATGCCGACATGCTCAAGGTTTTCGAGCATGAACCCGAGACCCATGCCTGGCTGGAGATGTTGCTGAGACAGCCAAGTCTCTATGACGAGTTCCTCCGCTATCTGGCCCGTCGAGGCCATCCCGTCCCGGCCGAGAAGGTAGAGCGGGACTGGGCCGAGCCTTATGAGGCCCATGACGGCGTAACCGAGGTGTTCCGAGGTATTTATGCCGACACCGAGACCAACTGGGACGCCTATGAAATGTGCGAGAAACTGCTGGATATCGAGGAAAGCTTCCAGCTCTGGCGCTTCCGCCACATGAAGACCGTGGAGCGCATTATCGGCCACAAGACCGGCACCGGGGGCTCCTCCGGGGTGAGCTTTCTCAAGCGAGCTCTGGACCTGCAGTTCTTCCCGGAGCTGATCGACGTGCGTACTGAACTGTAA
- the hmgA gene encoding homogentisate 1,2-dioxygenase: protein MALKGSKGYMTGFGSEFATEAVAEALPVGQNSPQRPPHGLYAEQLSGTAFTAPRHRNQRSWLYRIRPAVIHGEFRPIKEGSFHNRFDEMPPTPNQLRWGPLPEPKGTRDFVDGLFTMAGNGSAAAQAGIAVYQYLANRSMEGRFFYSADGEFLIVPQQGRLRLDTELGVVEIEPQEIAVVPRGVRFRVMLLDDTARGYVAENFGSALQLPDLGPIGANGLANPRDFLYPEAAWEDEEGDFELVGKFQGHLWSAAIDHSPLDVVAWHGNYAPYKYDLRRFNAIGSISYDHPDPSIFTVLTSPSGKPGVANMDFVIFGPRWLVMEESFRPPWYHRNVMSEFMGLIHGEYDAKAADEEGGFVPGGASLHNCMSGHGPDADSFEKATAADTSKPQKIEDTMAFMFETCLTYRPTKQAMETSALHQNYQDCWQGLKKHFKA from the coding sequence ATGGCTTTGAAAGGCTCAAAGGGCTACATGACTGGTTTCGGCAGTGAATTCGCCACCGAAGCGGTGGCGGAGGCCTTGCCGGTGGGGCAGAACTCGCCGCAGCGCCCGCCCCATGGATTGTATGCCGAACAACTGTCTGGAACGGCCTTTACGGCACCCCGGCACCGCAATCAGCGGAGCTGGCTGTATCGTATCCGGCCGGCGGTGATTCACGGTGAATTCCGCCCGATCAAGGAAGGCAGTTTTCATAACCGTTTTGACGAGATGCCGCCAACGCCCAATCAGCTGCGCTGGGGGCCACTGCCCGAACCCAAGGGTACACGGGATTTCGTCGATGGCCTGTTCACCATGGCAGGTAACGGCTCGGCCGCCGCCCAGGCCGGTATTGCGGTCTACCAGTACTTGGCCAATCGCTCCATGGAAGGCCGGTTCTTCTACAGTGCCGACGGCGAATTCCTGATCGTGCCCCAGCAGGGGCGGCTACGTTTGGACACCGAGCTGGGTGTGGTGGAAATCGAGCCCCAGGAAATTGCCGTGGTCCCGCGCGGGGTTCGTTTCCGCGTGATGTTGCTGGATGACACGGCCCGGGGCTATGTGGCCGAGAACTTCGGTTCGGCGCTACAGCTGCCGGATCTGGGGCCCATTGGTGCCAATGGGCTGGCCAATCCGCGGGATTTTCTCTACCCGGAAGCCGCCTGGGAAGACGAAGAGGGTGACTTCGAGTTGGTGGGTAAATTCCAGGGGCATCTCTGGTCCGCCGCCATTGATCATTCTCCTCTGGACGTGGTGGCCTGGCATGGCAATTACGCGCCCTACAAATATGATCTGCGTCGCTTTAACGCCATCGGCTCCATCAGCTATGACCATCCGGACCCGTCGATTTTCACGGTGTTGACCTCGCCTTCCGGCAAGCCGGGCGTGGCCAATATGGATTTCGTTATCTTTGGTCCGCGCTGGCTGGTTATGGAGGAGAGCTTCCGTCCGCCTTGGTATCACCGCAACGTGATGAGCGAATTCATGGGGCTGATACATGGCGAGTACGACGCCAAAGCGGCGGACGAGGAGGGTGGTTTTGTGCCGGGCGGCGCCAGCCTGCATAACTGCATGTCCGGCCACGGGCCGGATGCGGATTCCTTCGAAAAGGCTACTGCCGCCGATACCTCAAAGCCCCAGAAGATCGAAGACACCATGGCCTTCATGTTCGAGACCTGTCTCACGTACAGGCCCACGAAACAGGCCATGGAAACAAGCGCCCTGCACCAGAACTATCAGGACTGCTGGCAAGGGTTAAAGAAGCACTTCAAGGCCTGA
- the pdhA gene encoding pyruvate dehydrogenase (acetyl-transferring) E1 component subunit alpha, which translates to MKTAAKFEIPFVQYLDPKGKPTQDLPKSASKDELLKLYKMMSKVRIFDTKAIALQRTGKLGTYASSLGHEAAHVGIGTAMIEEDAFCPMYREYGAQFVRGVKMSEVLLYWGGDERGSNFSGPKHDFPWCVPIATQYLHAAGSAMAFKYRGEKRAAVTVIGDGGTSEGDFYEALNAAGAWKLPFVGVTVNNKWAISVPLSKQTACETLAQKGIAGGMDVVQVDGNDIIAVREVMEQALKKARNGEGPTFVEMLTYRLHDHTTADDARRYRPDEEVEAEREKEPLIRLRQYINDQGWWDEDQEKALVEELKAEVDAAVEEYQSIEPPGVEDMFDYHYEEITDPLAEQREVAIKEARRNA; encoded by the coding sequence GTGAAAACCGCAGCCAAGTTCGAGATTCCATTTGTTCAATACCTGGATCCGAAAGGCAAACCGACCCAGGACCTGCCCAAGAGCGCGAGCAAGGATGAGTTGCTCAAGCTCTACAAGATGATGAGCAAGGTCCGGATCTTCGACACCAAGGCCATTGCCCTGCAGCGGACCGGCAAGCTGGGCACCTACGCCTCCAGCCTGGGCCATGAAGCCGCTCACGTGGGGATTGGCACCGCCATGATCGAGGAAGACGCCTTCTGCCCCATGTACCGGGAGTACGGGGCCCAGTTCGTGCGGGGCGTGAAAATGTCCGAAGTCCTGCTCTACTGGGGCGGTGACGAGCGCGGTTCCAACTTCTCCGGCCCCAAGCATGATTTCCCCTGGTGTGTGCCCATTGCCACCCAGTACCTGCATGCGGCCGGCTCGGCCATGGCATTCAAGTATCGGGGCGAGAAGCGAGCTGCGGTTACCGTGATCGGTGATGGCGGGACCTCCGAGGGCGACTTCTACGAAGCCCTCAACGCCGCCGGCGCCTGGAAACTGCCCTTCGTGGGCGTGACCGTGAACAACAAGTGGGCCATATCCGTGCCCCTGTCCAAGCAGACCGCCTGCGAAACCCTGGCCCAGAAAGGGATCGCCGGCGGCATGGACGTGGTTCAGGTGGACGGCAATGACATCATCGCCGTGCGCGAAGTAATGGAACAGGCCCTGAAAAAGGCCCGTAACGGTGAAGGCCCCACCTTTGTGGAAATGCTGACCTATCGCCTGCACGACCACACCACCGCGGACGATGCCCGTCGCTACCGCCCGGATGAAGAAGTGGAAGCCGAGCGGGAGAAAGAACCGCTGATCCGCCTGCGCCAGTACATCAACGATCAGGGCTGGTGGGACGAAGACCAGGAGAAGGCCCTGGTGGAAGAACTCAAGGCCGAGGTGGATGCCGCGGTGGAGGAATATCAGTCCATCGAGCCGCCCGGCGTGGAAGACATGTTCGATTATCACTACGAAGAGATTACCGACCCGCTGGCCGAACAGCGGGAAGTCGCCATCAAGGAGGCCCGTCGCAATGCCTAA
- a CDS encoding 2-oxo acid dehydrogenase subunit E2 yields the protein MKTFNLPDLGEGLQDAEIVEWKVAEGDTVAVDDPLVAVETAKAVVDVPSPESGTITRLHAKNGDVVEVGKPLVDFDGEPAGDKEQPDDSADQADKPAEKSEKKAKAAPAGSGVVFNLPDLGEGLQDAEIVEWKVAEGDEVKVDDPLVAVETAKAVVDVPSPENGTIGKLHANNGDVVEVGKPLVTFGSAEGGGAKEEPADEPEAEREDAGSVVGKMTTSDEELTETAIVRKKRKKGGGTGKVKALPAVRRLAKELDVDLARVTPTGNKGQVTASDVEKAAASGPSRPQAASAGSAGMGFAGGMETPMAPPRDDVDYGVPQPLRGPRRAMHQSMSASRDQVAACTLFDDADIHYWQPGQDITGRIIRALVAGVRAEPGMNAWYDGEKRERILHEHVDVAMAVDTPDGLIVPVLRQVDQADAAGLRDKLNAVKQATRDRSVAPEDMKDPTITLSNFGMMAGRYATPVVVPPQVAILGTGGIRHDVVAVMGGMECHKRIPLSVTFDHRCLTGGEACRFLKAVIDDLQKPF from the coding sequence ATGAAGACTTTCAATCTCCCCGACCTGGGCGAAGGCCTGCAGGACGCCGAGATCGTCGAATGGAAGGTCGCCGAAGGCGATACGGTTGCCGTGGATGATCCGCTTGTGGCGGTGGAAACCGCCAAGGCGGTGGTGGATGTGCCCTCCCCCGAGAGCGGCACCATTACCCGCCTGCACGCCAAAAACGGCGATGTGGTGGAAGTCGGCAAGCCGCTGGTGGACTTCGATGGTGAGCCGGCCGGTGACAAGGAGCAGCCGGACGATAGCGCTGATCAAGCCGACAAGCCGGCTGAAAAGAGTGAAAAGAAAGCCAAGGCCGCCCCGGCCGGTAGCGGCGTGGTCTTCAATCTGCCCGATCTGGGTGAAGGCCTGCAGGACGCCGAGATCGTCGAATGGAAGGTGGCCGAAGGCGATGAAGTGAAGGTGGATGATCCCTTGGTGGCGGTGGAAACCGCCAAAGCCGTGGTGGATGTCCCCTCCCCCGAGAACGGCACCATCGGCAAGCTGCACGCCAACAATGGCGATGTGGTGGAAGTGGGCAAGCCGCTGGTCACCTTCGGCAGCGCGGAAGGCGGCGGCGCCAAAGAAGAGCCGGCGGATGAGCCGGAAGCAGAGCGGGAAGATGCCGGCAGCGTGGTAGGCAAGATGACCACCTCCGACGAAGAGCTCACCGAAACCGCCATCGTGCGCAAGAAGCGCAAGAAAGGGGGCGGCACCGGCAAGGTAAAGGCCCTGCCGGCAGTGCGCCGACTGGCCAAGGAGCTGGATGTGGACTTGGCCCGGGTCACCCCCACCGGCAACAAGGGCCAGGTCACCGCCAGCGATGTGGAAAAGGCGGCGGCCTCCGGCCCCAGCCGGCCCCAGGCCGCCTCGGCCGGTTCCGCCGGCATGGGTTTCGCCGGCGGCATGGAAACTCCCATGGCCCCGCCCCGGGACGATGTGGACTATGGCGTACCCCAACCCCTGCGCGGGCCGCGTCGCGCCATGCATCAAAGCATGTCCGCCTCCCGGGACCAGGTGGCAGCCTGCACCCTGTTTGACGATGCCGACATCCACTACTGGCAGCCCGGGCAGGACATCACCGGCCGTATCATCCGGGCCCTGGTGGCCGGCGTGCGTGCCGAACCCGGCATGAATGCCTGGTATGACGGTGAAAAGCGTGAGCGCATCCTGCATGAACACGTGGATGTGGCCATGGCGGTGGACACCCCGGACGGACTGATCGTGCCGGTACTGCGCCAGGTGGATCAGGCCGATGCGGCCGGGCTGCGCGACAAGCTCAATGCCGTCAAGCAGGCCACCCGGGACCGCAGCGTGGCCCCGGAAGACATGAAGGATCCGACCATTACCCTGTCCAACTTCGGGATGATGGCCGGCCGCTACGCCACGCCGGTGGTGGTACCGCCCCAGGTGGCCATTCTCGGCACCGGCGGCATCCGTCACGATGTGGTGGCGGTCATGGGCGGCATGGAATGCCACAAGCGCATTCCCCTGTCGGTCACCTTCGACCACCGTTGCCTGACCGGCGGCGAGGCCTGCCGCTTCCTCAAGGCGGTAATTGACGATCTTCAGAAACCCTTCTGA
- a CDS encoding fumarylacetoacetate hydrolase family protein, with protein sequence MKLGSLKKGRDGELIIVSRDLKQAVRAGDIAPTLQLALENWASVEPKLRALSEKLEAGEAEGSFAFKQDEVDAVLPRNFQFLDGSAYLPHVERVRKARGAELPPQLLDDPLMYQAVCDGYDSPRDPIRMASEEYGIDFESEVGVITDDVPMGVSEEEAGKHIKLLLILNDVSLRKLIPSELGKGFGFIHGKPRSALSPVAVTPDELGSAWQDYKIQLPLVTHYKGELFGRPNCGVDMQFSFARLVSHAAKTRPLSAGTLVGSGTIANRDESLGSSCLAEKNVLEVINGGEAKTGFMKFGDTVKIEMLDDQDNSIFGSIEQTVEQYK encoded by the coding sequence ATGAAACTGGGATCTCTGAAGAAAGGTCGTGATGGTGAGTTGATCATCGTCAGCCGTGATCTCAAGCAGGCTGTTCGGGCCGGGGATATCGCCCCCACATTGCAGCTTGCCCTGGAGAATTGGGCCAGCGTTGAACCCAAGCTGCGCGCCCTGTCTGAAAAGCTGGAAGCCGGCGAGGCAGAAGGCAGTTTTGCCTTCAAGCAGGATGAGGTGGATGCGGTTCTGCCGCGCAACTTCCAGTTCCTGGATGGCAGTGCCTATCTGCCCCACGTGGAACGGGTCCGCAAGGCCCGTGGTGCTGAATTGCCGCCGCAACTTCTGGATGACCCCCTGATGTATCAGGCGGTCTGTGACGGCTATGACAGCCCCCGGGATCCCATTCGGATGGCCAGTGAAGAGTACGGCATCGATTTTGAATCCGAAGTGGGCGTGATCACCGATGATGTGCCCATGGGTGTGAGCGAAGAGGAAGCGGGCAAACACATCAAACTGTTGCTGATTCTTAATGATGTGTCCCTGCGCAAGCTTATTCCCTCCGAACTGGGCAAAGGTTTTGGCTTTATTCACGGCAAGCCCCGTTCGGCCCTCTCCCCGGTGGCGGTGACCCCGGACGAGCTGGGTTCGGCTTGGCAGGATTACAAGATCCAATTGCCGTTGGTCACGCATTACAAGGGTGAGTTGTTCGGCCGCCCCAATTGCGGTGTGGACATGCAGTTCAGCTTTGCCCGCCTGGTTTCCCATGCGGCCAAAACCCGCCCCCTGTCCGCTGGCACTCTGGTGGGCTCCGGCACCATCGCCAATCGGGACGAGTCCCTGGGCTCTTCCTGCCTGGCCGAGAAGAATGTGCTGGAAGTCATCAACGGAGGGGAAGCGAAGACCGGCTTCATGAAGTTCGGCGACACCGTCAAGATTGAGATGCTGGATGATCAGGACAACAGTATTTTCGGGTCCATCGAACAGACGGTTGAGCAGTACAAATGA
- the hppD gene encoding 4-hydroxyphenylpyruvate dioxygenase, with translation MAEQYDNPMGTDGFDFVEYAAPDPKLLHDLFKAMGFTAVAKHKKRNVTLYRQNDSNFLVNEEPGSFAEDFAKAHGPCATGFAIRVKDADHAMKLALEKGATKFDTKPETLAVDAPAIQGIGGSALYMVDKYGDQGDLYEDEFDFFEGVDKRPKGFGLDYVDHLTHNVHFGNMDEWCRFYEDLFNFRQIRYFDIKGKKTGLNSRAMTSPDGMVRIPINESSDEKSQIVEYLNEYNGEGIQHIALFTDNIYDTVENLRSKGIDFLDTPDAYYELIDERIPNHGQPVDKMKELRLLIDADQEDKDRLLLQIFTKNVIGPIFFEIIQRKGNEGFGEGNFTALFEAIERDQEERGVL, from the coding sequence ATGGCTGAACAGTATGACAACCCCATGGGGACCGATGGTTTCGATTTCGTGGAATATGCAGCGCCGGATCCCAAGCTGCTGCATGATCTGTTCAAGGCCATGGGCTTTACCGCCGTGGCCAAGCACAAAAAGCGCAATGTCACTTTGTATCGCCAGAATGACAGCAACTTCCTGGTGAACGAGGAGCCCGGTAGCTTCGCCGAAGACTTCGCCAAGGCGCACGGTCCCTGCGCCACCGGCTTCGCCATCCGCGTCAAGGATGCCGATCACGCCATGAAACTGGCGCTTGAAAAGGGAGCCACGAAATTCGACACGAAGCCCGAAACGCTGGCAGTGGACGCCCCGGCCATCCAAGGCATTGGTGGCAGCGCCCTGTACATGGTGGACAAATACGGTGATCAGGGCGACCTCTACGAAGATGAATTCGACTTCTTCGAAGGCGTGGACAAGCGGCCCAAGGGCTTCGGTCTGGATTATGTGGATCACCTGACCCACAACGTTCATTTTGGAAACATGGACGAGTGGTGCAGGTTCTACGAGGATCTTTTCAACTTCCGCCAGATCCGCTATTTCGACATCAAGGGCAAGAAGACCGGCCTGAACTCCCGGGCCATGACCAGCCCCGACGGGATGGTGCGGATTCCCATTAACGAGTCTTCCGATGAAAAGTCCCAGATTGTCGAGTACCTGAACGAGTACAACGGCGAGGGCATCCAGCATATCGCTCTGTTCACCGATAACATCTACGACACGGTGGAAAATCTGCGCAGCAAGGGCATTGATTTTCTGGATACCCCGGATGCCTATTACGAGCTCATCGACGAGCGCATTCCCAACCACGGCCAGCCCGTGGACAAGATGAAGGAACTGCGCCTGCTGATCGATGCCGACCAGGAAGACAAGGATCGCTTGTTGCTCCAGATCTTTACCAAGAATGTGATCGGCCCGATCTTTTTCGAGATCATCCAGCGCAAGGGCAATGAAGGCTTTGGCGAAGGTAATTTCACAGCCTTGTTTGAAGCCATTGAGCGCGATCAGGAAGAGCGGGGCGTTCTTTAA